Within Leishmania infantum JPCM5 genome chromosome 5, the genomic segment TCGCCAactgagggggaggggggcctcATCGAAAACGGACGCTCCTCAACACGGCATGACGGGCCGAAGGGGctctcctcccgctgcgTCCAGCACGGCCGGTGACACAGTCCGGCTTGCTACCCTTTTTCCCGCTACGTCGCACCTTTGGTGAATCATCGCCGGCTCCTCGCTGGGAAGACGGCCAGCAGCTGGGACGAAGTCTGCCGTCTGACCCCGCAGAGCTTCCTCAGCGTCTCCAGCGCCACAGTAGCGCCTAACCAgggggcggaggcgaagTCAAGCTGGGGTGCGGCCCTTCCGTCCAGTCCTCTTCGGCGGCGTGCGGCACGGCCGCGCACGCCTCTCCGTATTTTGGATTGCCGGtccatgcgtgtgtgccgctggtggcgcggTCCCTTACTCGCTCCTCTACACCTTGACCCtattctctctcgctctctctcgcgcgcgcgctggcgaaggaacgggcgtgcgtgtatgccgTGCACAAATGCTGACCTCCGCACCGTCTCTCTGcagcctcctctcctctcgaAAGCTAAGGGCCTCTTCGCGCTACTCgaccacccaccccctccccgcgcGTCTGcagccctctctctcgctctgtgtgtgtgtgtgtgtgtgtgtgtgtgtgtgtgtgtgtgtgtgtgtgtgtgtgtgacggaGGCACTGCCGGAGGTGGCACACGCGTTCCGGTGACCCACACGCCCTCCAGGTGCTCGCTATGCTCCGGCGAGGTCTGTGGCGATATCGCCGAATCAGCTACGTGACGGATGTCGAGGGGGACTTCGCGTACTTTCAGCGCTTCGTCTGTATCTCACGAGTGCTTCGGTGGGAACCGGCGGAGGCTGCGGTCTCCTCCAACCCTCCCCGCCCTTTCGCCGGGGGCAGCAACGGCTCGAGAGTCGCGAATGGTCGGTGGGCCCCCTTGTCCTCTGCCGTGCTTCCGGCCCCCTCGGGGGCGTTCCCAGCaagcgatgctgctgccagcacgcaagcactgggcaccaccaccacgcctGCCGTCACGGATGCCTACGAGCCGGAGTATTGCCGTCTTGTAGACCTCTCTCGCTATCGTCTAGGCTTCCAAGACGCGACCTCACACTTCGTCTTTGGTGGCGACGCCTTCGACCACGGCAGCGACATCACGTTCGGCAAGGCGCTGCTCGACTTCAAGCGCCGCTTCCCATCACgcgtgcacctgctgcttgGGAACCGGGACGTGAACAAGATGGCCATGTACCCACGCATGGCGTGCGAGGTCGAGGGCATGGCCCCCGACGCAGCCGAGGACAGCGTCTTCACGCTAACGCCGCCATCGATGAAGACCGTCagggcggcgtcgctgacgGAAGCGCTGCGGTACCGAGACTTCCTACtggagcagcgacagcgacaagAAGCGCAACGCCAGGACGGCGCAGGGCACGCCGCATCAAGCCCGTATGGCGGCGCCTcttgcggcagcagcggcgataCCCTGCGCACAGACGCCGTTTCTTTCCTGCAGTGGGCATTGCAGTACAAACTCGGCGGCCCGAACGCCTTTGCCCACCGGCGGCAGGAGTTGCGCGAGATGGCGGCCATGATGGCCGAAGGGTgtggggcggtggcggcggcaccccccgccgctggtgcggagGCTATGAGGGACGGCATTGCGTATGACGAAGACGCCGTGGTCGCCGCCTCGTTCTTCACTGCCGCGCAGCCCGGAGGCGTCTACTACGAGTACATCCGCGCTGGCGTTCTCAGCGTCgtcctggacggcgtccTTTTCGTCCACGGAGGCGTGAACGTCAGCAACGCCGGCTTTGTGCCAAGCCTGGAGGCGACCTCCTACGCGGAGCAGGTGGCCGTTGGGCAGTGGTGGCTGCCAGAGGTcgctccgcaggaggtgACGACCACGCCGACTGCGTCCTCGGCGACCTCGGCGCTGGGCTGGCTCGCTGCCTTGGAGCAGTTTAAAGCGGCTGCCTTCTCCGATTGGGTGAACGGCGCTGCCCTgcgcggcgaggcgctgcgcgcgtaCGTGTACCCCCGCGTTGTGGCCCCGCACTCGATCGCGGTGGGGACGGTGATGAACGCAGACGGCCCTCACTACATACCTCTCACTGTTGCCGCCTACCTTCTCCAGTCCGGCATCCACACCGTGTGCGCCGGGCACCAGCCGGTCGGCGACACCCCCGCCATCATCCGCCAGCCCGGTGGCTTCACGATCATAGACGCGGACAACTCCTACTGCGGCCGTGGCAACAAGTTCTGCACGCGGTTcaaccgccgcggcgcggcggtgatggaggTCTTGTTTGAGCACCCGGACgaccacggcggcgacgataACGTGGCGCCGCACGACGAGGTTGCTGCGCCATCGCTGACCGTCCACGGCTACCGTGCCGATGGTACGCCTTTCGAGTTCGACGTCTACAGCGACTGGCACGTCGGGCGTTACGTCGGCGACGGTTGGTGGGTGCGGCTGCCCCCAgaggccaccgctgccacttCATCGTCTTTCAGAGGCAACGAGGCAGCGCACGCGGGACTCtacgagctgcgccgcacccaGGACGGGTTCCGGCACGAGGAGACGCGGTGggccacagcagcggaggTAGACGCGTGGCTGAGGCAGGTCGCGGCAAGCGGGaaggcgacggtgccggGAGAGTtggcgccgcggcacacGAAAGAGGAGCTCGCCGAGGTGCGCGCCCACCGCCTCAAGACGAAGGTGAAGCGCACCTGAGCAGTCTAGTGTGATGTGGCGGCGCCCCCTTCGCGttcgacagcagcgcacctTGTTCTTCATGGATGCATGCCTGTGTGCGCCCACGACCACCACCCAGCATGTCGTCGCCGGCCCGCTCCATTGCACACAttgatgcgcgtgtgtgagcaCCGTTTCGGCAACGGGTGCGTAGCCTGGGCATGGCtggtgggggcggggcgggggcagTGGAGCAAGAACAAAAtgaagcggtgcagcacacacacgcgacgGTGAGTTGTGACGCACGCCCGTCCTTGACGCGGGTGCGCCTTCGTTTGAGAGAAGGAGaccctcccctcaccccatCCCTCATGCATTGCATGTCTTGTGTGCCTTCGACTCTGAGTCTTCTTCCAACAcgacctccctccctctctccctcgtgtCACCTCCGGAGGAGTCCgtggtgcgtgtgtcggcgccgctcgacgccgttcttcttttctctgtcGCCCTTTTAGAGCATCCGGCGTCTTtcacactctctctctccgtctttccgttgttgtttgtttAGTTCTGATGTCGTCCACGTGGCTTCACGCGCTGCGGGCGTACGCGACGCGCACTAATGCGACGCCCGCATCGCTCGTCGCTCGATGTCGCCTCTTCGACCAACTGTGtgctgtgcagctgcgcgggcTGCCAagcgcgcagctgcatccCGATgccctccccgtcctccgCGAGGCGCGTTGGTCACTGCTGCGTGAAGGCACCACTGCTGacaaggcggagctgctggagcacatTGTACGGCAGTATGCGCAAGCAAGCGAGAAGGCCATGTACGCAGCGCCCACGGCGTCTTGCAGTCCGGACGGCATAAGCGGCAGTGCAGAcgcgcagcgcaagcagcCGGGAAAGAAAAGCAGTCGCACGCGCTCCCTGCAAGATCGGCCGCCACAGCATGCGACTCGCAGCTGTAACTCCGGCAGCCTCCTCTCCGATGTGCAGCTCAGCGAGATGagtgtgctgcagcagctgctgctggagcaggtGCAGTGCCTTGTTGAGGCCAAGGTGTCTGACATTCCCTTGTCGGCACGCCACTACCGCTACCCGATGCGCTCCCCGCTGCTCGCCACGGTAAGCCCAgagctgccgcttctcctgctggaggagctcaCACTACAGAGCACAGCagtgtcgccgtcgtcgtcgtcatcggcTCAGTCGAACATAAACTGGGAGGCGCGCGTTGACTGCTGTGTCGGCCTCGTCGCGGCGGGTCatgtgcaggaggcgctcgcTCTGTGCGGCGATGATGGTAGCGCTTTTCGCGCTGTGATGCAccgcgtggcgccgctgcgtcgcgacgggtggcggtgcgcgtgggcGCTGGCCGATGCAGCCCCGCTCTCTCGCGTCCTGgacgacgccaccgccgccgcgggcggCACTGCCTCTCTCGATTGGCTGCGCggggtgctggaggcggtggacaTGCGCCACCGAGCGGCCGTGGGGGCGCGGCAAGTAAGTGACAgtgccaatgccgagcggAATCATGTGTTCGAGTGGGTGgatcgtctgcgccgcctgaTTGTGCTGTCGAGCAAGGTGCCCTTGGCCGGCGCagaggggcagcagcagcagcagcgcgtgtccgcgacggcgctgcggctaATCATGGACACTTACTTGTCTGTCTGTCCAGCTAGCCGCTGGCGGGATGCAGTCGGGGCGGTGCTGGAACTAGCTGCTGCAACTGacgcagcgcctgctgcggcgcaagcggcaggggagggcaactgctgcgccgacgcggtgACAACGGGGCGCCTGATGTCCATCCTTAAAGCCGCAGAGCAGCCGTGGATGGTGCTGCTTTTCTTCTACGGCGacccgctggcgctgcaggtcGCGTCTTCGGGGTCGCGCAACGACAGCAACACCAAGCGTCCCGACAGCGATGCTCCCGCAAGGTGGCAAGTCAGCGACAAGTCTGTTCAGGCGAAGGTGGAGGAATGCgtgcgagcagcgcgcgACGCCGACCGCCTCACAGTGGCAACGGGCACGATTCTGAGCGAACGCGACAAGCGCCACGCCGCTATCTACAACCACGCCATggtcgccctcgccgccacggGGCACCACACGGAAGCCATGCACTTCTACCGTACGCTGCCGGTCCTGCTTGTCAACTGCTACACTCACTGGTCCGTGCTGCAACTCTTCTTGCAGCCGACAAGGGACAGCcgtgccgcctctgcgctcCGCACGTCGGAGAACTACAACcattgcgcgcgcgctctccgaCACCTAATTCGAATGAGCACGGCGGAGTCAgaagcagcgcatgcgcacacccaGGTgaacggcaacagcagcggcgtgcatCCGGCGACACCGATCCGCTGCACACGCAACCAAGGCGGCGTGTGGGAATCCATGATACTATGGGCCGCACTCCGGCGAGACGCCGAGACGGTTGACCTGTGCGCCACGCATGCGCCGGTCGTGTCTCGATATGCGCATCTCATTGCCCTACtctccgccgctgcatcgcgcaGCGACGGTTGGtcagcggcgcaggcacaAGTCCGCCAcatgtgcgccgcgccgcgcaccacgctgaaggagctgaGCCTGGCGACAGCAGTCATGGCCTCGTTTTTTCCGCGCTGGCCGGCCGGCACTgccgcggcagagctgccggtgcgcgcggAGCTGTTTGACGAGGTGGCACACTCGATGGCTCCCCTCGTCGGCCGCAGTCAGTCTCGCATGGACGAGatgctccagctccttgtCGGCTACTCCGTCAGcctccggcggcgccgccgtatGCCCATGACACCgcaggacgaggcggcggcacttgATGGCATCCTTGTCAAGGAGAACATCCTCGCGAGCACCATGGACCTGGCCCGCCCACGCGCCGGGTACGCCTCTGACGTCGACAGCGCGCGAAGCTGCGACAacggcgcggcaggcgaCCCCGGTGCGTGGCGCACGGTGGTGCATGTAATGATCTCCGTTGCGGAGCGGCAGGGACTCTCGGCCGCACGGGCCGCGCCAGCACTCGTGTCGGCCGGTGTCCCTGCCGAAATGGCGATCGACCTGCTGCCCATGTAAGCCGGGCATGCGGCCTCCTGTGCAGTTTTTCCCGTTTTCGGCTTTGGCCTCggcacgccccccccccacagaGATtgacaaaaacaaaaacgaaagcCGCGGGCGGGGCGAAACGCTTCGCGCGCGGGGCGCGCCGCCCCACCCGCCCGCCCGCACGAACGCCCCCGCGGCCCACCGCGGCGCGacccccgccccacccccctcccacaccaCCTACCCCAAACCCCACCCTAGCCCGATTTTTCTgcgacccccccccacgacgaagagggaagggatacacacacacacacacacgcctcgcAGCACGGGGCCCACCGACCCCACCCCCCTGTGTGCGAggggaagccgagcagccccccAGCCCGTTCCGACCCCGAaccgccgctggcgatgGCCGGGCCGagcacctacgacgtagCGCCGTCCGAGCaacctgcgacagtgaacacgcCCGCGCCGCCCCGCGAGCGATGCACCAAGGGTGCGGGCGGAGTTCGGCGCAGGGGCCACGCGGGGATGGCTAGACcggcgcatcgctgcaccgcgtgtGCCTCtacggctgcctcgcgccgTGGGTTGGCGGCATGTCGGGGGACCGGGGACCGGGGGCCCAGGCCCACCACGCCACGCGCCCCGTGGACGGCAAAAAGAGGGGCCGCCCGCCAAccaggcgccgccgcctgggCCACACCCCCGCCCGCGAGAGGAGGGCAAGGAAACGACGCTGAAGGGGGCGGGTGAGAGAGCCCCGGGGCAGCCAGGCCGGCACCCCGCATTGTGGAAACGTTTCCGCCGCATACAGAAGCGTTTTCGTGCCAGGGGCGCTTACGCGTGCGTCTCGCCGCATGTGAAaagcgtttttttttgccgctTTCATCCTTAGTCCTATTTCTTTGCTGAAAAACGGTGTCGCTGGCGAATTCTTACAAAGCCCCGCTCTCTGATATTGGACTCGAATTACGACAGGCAATACACATCGTCTCTTGAGAGCGCCTTGGTTAGCGGAGGCGCGGGCAAGTTCACTTCACCGCCCTCGCTGTCCTTATGACTTTCTGACGCATCCGGCGCCGCAGATGGTCGCTTCTCCACTCCCACTCACTTGCCCTCTTACTTCCTGACCTCTTGGCTTTCTTTCGACGTGCACTGTGTTCCCAGCTGTGCAAGAAGAGAACGAAGTCGTTTTTTCTCTCGACATACTCTGTTTCTGCTCAAGAGCCGCTTGAAAGGAAACGTGTTTACAGTTATACCTTTCATTTTCACCCATCGTCTCAACAATGGCTGACGAAGGCGCTATGGATATTCGTCTGGTGCTAAAGGGCCCAAACGGCGAGTTCAAAGTAGACCGCGACCTTTATATCATTGTCCACTGTGACGATGGCAAGTACATCGAGGTGTCGAAAAACTACATCAAACAGTGCCCGTTCATTGAGGAAGCCGAGGGCGAGATCCCAGAGTTTGGCTACCCAgccgcggtgctggagcACCTTATTCGCTGGGCGGTCCACTATGGCGTAGATGGCCATGCCGCTAGCCAGCTGACTCGCCCATGCATTTACCGTGATTTCTCTTACGTTGTGACAGACAAGTGGGATAATGATTTCTTCAACCAGCGTCTTTGCTCGCCTCTGAACCAGAAGCATTACCTCCTGACAATGACGGCAGCTGAGCAGTTTGGCATGCAGGGACTGCTCGACTTTATGTGCATCGGCCTCGGCTGCAAGCTCCGTGGCAAGGACGACAACGGCATCATTCACGAGGTCATGGGCCTTGACAAAGAGACGGAGATCACAAGCGAGGATTTGGAGGAGGTGTCGAGGGACTACCCATGGTTTGATGATGCTGTGAAGGCCACGACGAAGAAGTGAGAAAATTATGAAGGCATCGGTGTCGAAAAGCGCTCTTGTTGCGCTAGTGTGTCGACATGTGCGCAATCGAAGGAGAAAAATCAatatatgcatacatatatatacatatatatgaAATGTTGCGTTACGCACGGCATTGAAAAAGGCGATCACTAAAGTTTTTTCTGTATATGTTCATCGGTAAAGTCGCAAGAAGCCATCTATCTTGTCTCCAAAGTTCATTGACGGCGtaaagacaaaaaaaaagcacgaTCGAAGACTTATACCTCAGCGTGGCACTCGTGGTTGAGCAACAGCATCATTCACGAATATCACACGCTAGATGTGAGCATAGTGGCCGAAGCAGAGATGCGCGCATCCTTGTGTTCGTGTCCTATCGCCACAGATACAGCACCAATCATTCCACGACCTTGTCCTGGTTTTGGTGGTGGCAAAGCCAGCAAAAATGAGTATGCCGCctgtgcgctgctgtgttGAATTATTTCGAACTCTTTCCGTGTCTATCATTATTGTTTATATTGCATTTGCTTTCCCCCTCACTCTATCATGGATGACTTCGCACGCTGATATACAACCGGATTTATCATTTGATATTCGGATTATTATTATTGTTTTTTATcaaacacgaaaaaaaaatgtaaATATATTATTTGTAATTTGGCTCGCACTTGGATCCCTGCCAAGTAGCAAAGGAAGAAGCTGACCTACCGTTTGGCCTCAGACGTGCCTGCAACACCACTCTTTTTTTATGCGCAGTCAGTAAAGCGTTTTTCTCTGTGTCGTGCACCTGCCGGTCGGATGTTCATCCAACGGTGAGCCTTTTGAATATTTATTTTCTTGATTTCTCACAGCGCACCACAAAAGGGATGGGCAAGCCAGGCAAAAAGGCCGGAAAGGGGCTTCTCGCCCCTACCAACCCAAACCGGCGCACCGACCCAAATAAGACTAGTCTTCGGGATCAGCGCACCATTAAGCGGCTGAAAATGTACAAGTCGAAAATTAAACGTGACGAAAAGGGCAACATCATCAAAGGAAGCGTGCTCAAAGCATCCGATCGCATTGAGCAGCAGATGGCGCGCATTGCACCTGACCGCCGTTGGTTCGGCAACACCCGGACCATCGGCCAGGAGGCGCTTCAGAAGTTCCGCGAAGAAATGGGAGCCAAGTATAAAGACCCGTACAGCGTCATCATCAAGCAGTCCAAGCTGCCGTTGAGCCTTCTTGAAGAGCCGAAGAACACTGACGGAAGCATCCGTAAAGAAATGGAGTGGGACAAAACGTTTGGTGATAAGGCGAACCGCAAGCGGGTGCGACTCAATGCTGTGGACATGTCAACCTTGGCGACAGAGGCCAACGCCAAAGGTGACTATTACAACTGCAAccagaaagagaaggaccGCGATTTGATGAAGGGGGTGCACAAGGATCGCGACGATAAAACCAGAAACGGGATTTTGATGACCAAGGGTCAATCAAACCGAATTTGGTGCGAGCTGTACAAGGTGATTGACAGCTCGGATGTAGTGCTGTACGTCGTCGACGCGCGCGATCCGATGGGTACGCGAAGTGCTTTTCTGGAGGATTTCATGCGGCGTGAGAAAAAATATAAACACTTCGTTCTGGTGTTGAACAAGTGCGATTTAGTGCCTCTGTGGGCCACGGCTCGCTGGCTTCAGATTCTCAGCAAGGACTATCCCACCATTGCTTTCCATGCCAGTGTGAATCACCCTTTTGGCAAAGGTAACGTCATTTCTTTACTCCGGCAGTTTGCGCGTCTGCACAACGTAacgcaccgcggcagcaagCGCACCAAGACGCCGATTTCTGTGGGTGTGATTGGTTACCCAAATGTGGGAAAGAGCTCGCTGATTAACACGCTACGTCGTAAATCCGTCTGCAAGGTGGCACCCATTCCTGGTGAGACGAAGGTGTGGCAGTATGTTGCTCTGACACGCAGTATCTTCCTCATCGACTGCCCCGGCGTGGTGTACGACCGGGAGTCGAACAACGATATTcaggcggtgctgaaggGTGTCGTGCGTGTGGAGCGTCTCGGAAATGCGGACAAGACTGATGTCGTGGATACCGTGTTGAAGATTGTCAAGCACGGCGATATTGTGGCCACTTATGGCGTCAGAGAATGGCGCGACGTTGTTGATTTTCTCGAGAAGCTTGCAAAGCTGCGCGGAAAGCTGGTTGCTGGAGGTGAGCCGGACGTAGAAGCTGCCGCGCGCATGGTCTTGTACGACTGGCAGCGCGGGCGTCTGCCGTGGTTTAACGCGCCGCCGTTCGAGTCCAATAAACACCACCGTGATGCGATGGAGCAGCCGCAGGAAAAGCACATGAAGCTGATTGAGCACTACAGCACCTTCAACGTGGTAGATGACACCATTCATCGTGGCGATGAGGAGCAAGATGAGGCAGATGACGGGGACGAGGAAAGCGTGAATGACGCGCCTGAAGAGGACCAGCTCGACAGCGGTAgtgaggcggagaaggatgAGGAAGCTGTCAAGCCTTCGAAACCGAGCAAGACTGACAGGCTGCCTGCGAAGAAGATGCACACGCAGCTGGCAACAGTGGCCACGTACGTGCGCgagcaggaggagaagcagcgcaaggCCCGGCGACAGCAGAAGCGGAAGGCCGCACGAAAGGGGCAGGAGCGCGTGGAGGCTTTTTCAGCGGACGCTGATCGCGAGAGCGACGATGCGCTTTGGGCGCGGTTCTTGGCTGCTGCCCAGGAGTAACGCAAAGCACAAGAAACGTATGTGCGTtttgctgctggtgccgttGTTttaagtgtgtgtgtgtgcgacacctctcctgctgcgcatgATCGTTCATCGTCTCGCGTCTTGCGTATCCCATTTGCCTAGAGAAACAACGGCCGCTGTTgccgtttcttttttttttttggcgtACTCTATCCATCGCTCTGCTTGGTCTGTGTTTTAGCCTGTGTCTGCTGGTCACCTTTTCATTTTCGCTGTTCCTGATTTTTCTGTGACCCCCCTCCACGacgaagagggaagggatacacacacacacacacacgcctcgcAGCACGGGGCCCACCGACCCCACCCCCCTGTGTGCGAggggaagccgagcagccccccAGCCCGTTCCGACCCCGAaccgccgctggcgatgGCCGGGCCGagcacctacgacgtagCGCCGTCCGAGCaacctgcgacagtgaacacgcCCGCGCCGCCCCGCGAGCGATGCACCAAGGGTGCGGGCGGAGTTCGGCGCAGGGGCCACGCGGGGATGGCTAGACcggcgcatcgctgcaccgcgtgtGCCTCtacggctgcctcgcaccGCGGGGTGGGGGCCTGTGGCGGGCCAGGGGATCGAGTGGCGTTTGACTCCATTTTCAATGGCGGCGAAATGGACGAGTTGGGGAAAAATGTGTTCctcgtgtctgtgcgtgtttttttttctttttttgccTTTACGCTTAAACGAGCACAGCCGTGTAAGTGCCGACACTTCTGTTTCGGCTGTTGTTAACTTCATCTAAGCAGTGAGGGGAGTGAAGGGCAACTCCGTGTAAAgtggtgcgcgtgcgagccAATCGATCGTCCCTCTCCTGTCCGGGCACGCGAGGCACCCAGAATAACGAATAAGCGAAAAGGGCACCATTaacgtgtgtatgtatgtgtgtggggggaggaaCGTTGAGGTATGAAGACCTTCGCAGTTGTATGGGCACGCTACTGCGGTGCATTCTACCGCACTAGGCTTTCCGCAGATTGTGTCCACGGAAAACAAGAGAAAAGGTCTTTCTCTGTTGCTACCCCCTACCACATCTGGTTGTTGTGGCACCTCCCGATGGCGCATTTTTCGAATCCGTGGTGCGagcagcagagggagagcagcCCCGGCAACAACGCTCTCGGTCCCTCTCATTGGATTACATATgtgcacatatatatatatatatatatatatatgttgCTGTTGCGTGTGTACACATGGAGACGTCGCCCGTCACTCCACCTGTGTAGCTGACGGCACTCGCTCATGGCACTTCCTGTCTTTCGCTCTTTCTTCTACCCTTGCCCGCTTCAGTTTTGTGTGGGGCGCATCGCCTTGTGCCTGCCGCTTTCCAGGTGCATTGGACGACACAACCATTAGACACTGTGATATAGACATTCTGGGAAACGTGGAGACCGGCGAGCGCAAAGGCAGCAGGCAGGAGCTGCGTTGGTTGACACTCTTCTGCATATGGCATGCCCGCGTCATGACGAGTaacgcgacgctgccgcatgCCGTTGCCCTCGCTCAGGAGCTAGAGATAGAGCTCCGGCACCTCGACGCCCTTCAACAACActacgcgcagctgctcgtcCATCAGCTGAGTAGCCTTGATTTTCTCAACGAGGGTGACGCTGCTACTATGGTTTCTGCGAAGGAACCTACCATGGCTCACAACGGGGGTTGCGCAGTTGCTAAGCCTGAAGTGGCCGTTGCCACTACCTGCATCAAGCAGCCAtcggcagtgccgctgccttgGAGGCGCCACACCCACGACGCGGCAAGGGTTCTGCAACCACCCTTCCGACACAGCGCTTGTCCTGTGCCTAGCACCATCAGTAGCAGTTCTTCGCCTCTCCTACAACCTTTGGCGGCAACCAgtgtgccaccgccgctttCTCCACAACCGAAACGAAGCGGCAGAAGTGCTGTAAAGCCAGTGACGCCTCGGCCCAACGCTGACAAGACCTGCAAAGATCTGCCTCGGCACCAGCCTCATGTCGCGGCTGCACCGGTGGTGCCCGCTTCAACCAAGGATGAGGCGACACGACGAGCGCGACGGGCACTGCGATTCATTCGCGAGGAACGGGATGCCTACTTCAACGCGAAAGCCCGGCgtgccgaggagctgctgcgagaggggcgcgaagctgcgcgaAAAAACCGTGCACGCCGGCAGGCTGACATGGCACAGACCCTCCCCAAGGCTGCATAAACGTCG encodes:
- a CDS encoding putative GTPase is translated as MGKPGKKAGKGLLAPTNPNRRTDPNKTSLRDQRTIKRLKMYKSKIKRDEKGNIIKGSVLKASDRIEQQMARIAPDRRWFGNTRTIGQEALQKFREEMGAKYKDPYSVIIKQSKLPLSLLEEPKNTDGSIRKEMEWDKTFGDKANRKRVRLNAVDMSTLATEANAKGDYYNCNQKEKDRDLMKGVHKDRDDKTRNGILMTKGQSNRIWCELYKVIDSSDVVLYVVDARDPMGTRSAFLEDFMRREKKYKHFVLVLNKCDLVPLWATARWLQILSKDYPTIAFHASVNHPFGKGNVISLLRQFARLHNVTHRGSKRTKTPISVGVIGYPNVGKSSLINTLRRKSVCKVAPIPGETKVWQYVALTRSIFLIDCPGVVYDRESNNDIQAVLKGVVRVERLGNADKTDVVDTVLKIVKHGDIVATYGVREWRDVVDFLEKLAKLRGKLVAGGEPDVEAAARMVLYDWQRGRLPWFNAPPFESNKHHRDAMEQPQEKHMKLIEHYSTFNVVDDTIHRGDEEQDEADDGDEESVNDAPEEDQLDSGSEAEKDEEAVKPSKPSKTDRLPAKKMHTQLATVATYVREQEEKQRKARRQQKRKAARKGQERVEAFSADADRESDDALWARFLAAAQE